AAGCTTTTGATACTTCCAAGCTATAGGCCCTTTGTTTGCTGTTATAACATGCATCCCTACATCAAAAGCAGTCTCTATATGACTTATTGCTGGCTCTCCATCATAAATAGATAAAGTGCTTAGTTCAACGAGCAAGCTCGCATGGCAGTGTTTAATGACCTGTAGTGTTTCCATAGTCACAGTATCTTCTGCACTAGAATCAAAGCTTCCCTTGCTTTTAACATCGCTTAAGGCCTTCGTCAGGTCTATTCCCTTAGCGTTAATAATTGCCCCCTTAGACCTACCTGCAATAGCTGTGACTTTAACATCATATCCAGTGCTTTCTTTAAGTTCCAGGTTCTTCGTTATTAACATTCTACAAAATTCCTGCGCCGCATTTCCAAATCCAACTAAACATATATTTATTTCTTTATTCTGCATTAGACCCCACCCCTTTTAAGTTAACAGTTGAAAATTAAAGATTATAGTAGTTCTCTCCTAACCCAGTCCAAAAGTTGCATAGTTGCTCTTTCCCTTATTTTCTGCCTATCACCGGATATTTTAAGCATCTTTGTTTTAACCTCGCCATTCATATATAAACCTACATAAACAAGTCCCACTGGCTTTTCTATGCTTCCGCCATCTGGACCTGCAATGCCTGTGGTGGAAATTCCAATATTAGTGCCTGCAGTTTTTGCTATACCTTGTGCCATCTCTGCTGCTACTTCACTACTTACTGCACCATACTTATCTAAGGTTTCTTCCGAAACTCCCAGTCTATTAATTTTAGCCCCATTGCTATAAGTCACCGCCCCGTCAATAAACACAGAAGATATCCCTGGGTAATTTATAAGCTTTGCAGCTACCATTCCTCCTGTGCATGACTCAGCGGTAGCTATAGTTAACTTTTTATTTATAAGCATTTCTCCAAGTACATTCTCTAAAGATATATTCCCTTCTCCATAAATGTTATTGCCTAATCTACTTCGTATTTCTGCCTCCATAGGCTTCATAAGTTTTATGCCTTGTTCCTGCGTATTTGCTTTTGCTGTAATTCTAAAAATCATTTCTCCATCCTTAGCATAAGGTGCTACAGTTGGATTGGTTTGATTGTCTAATATATCTTCTATCATTTCTTCGGCGCTACTCTCTCCCACTCCTATAACTCTAAGCACCTTTGAAACTAATACTCCCTGCTGAAACTTTTCAAGATAAGGAACTACAGCTTCCTCAAACATAGGTTTCATTTCTCTAGGTGGCCCAGGTAAAAGTGCAACTATTTTCCCATCTTCCTCAATTATGCATCCTGGTGCTGTACCATTATTATTAGGAAGTATCACTGCATCTACTGGGAAATATGCCTGTTTTACATTGCTTTTCGCCATTGGTCTATTCATATCCCTAAAATATCCCTCAATAATTTTCATAGAATCTTCATGAACCACACTCTTCTTCCCAAAATAATCAAAAGCTACTTCCTTGGTTAAATCATCCTTTGTAGGTCCAAGACCTCCAGTAGTTATAACTAAATCTGCTCTACTAAAAGCTAATCTATATGATTCGAGTAGTCTTTCTGGATTGTCACCAACAACTGACTGATGATAAACTGATATGCCTAAATCTGCAAGTCTCTTAGCAAGATATTGTGCATTTGTATTGACTATATCACCTAACAATATTTCCGTTCCTACTGATAATATTTCTGCGTTCATAATTTCCTCCTTTTGCGCCTTCGGCACCTGGTGCCATCCACGTGGCAAGTGGCATCTTTATTGTGTATTTATACTTTATGTTGACTCTTTGAGATTCTATCTTTAGCTCTATGAATGATTTCTTTTGGATATCCCATGAATTCAAGTACTTTTATTGCATTTCTAGTAGAGGATATTCCTTTCCTTATTTGGTAATCAAACTCCACTAATATCCTTTTTTTAAATTTACTACATTTACTAACTCTTCCCCTTGTACATACCTTTTCATATTCTTATAGATAAGGTCAAATCTTCTCTCGTTTCTCATCTCTGAAATCCAGGAATTATGAGAAGTTAATATAACATTATTTAAATCCCATAATGAATTATTTTCTTTTAGTGGTTCTTCTTCGTACACATCCAGCGCAGCCCCTGCTAGCTTACCACTTCTTAAATTTTTAATTAGAGAAACCTCATCCACAATACTCCCCCTAGCTACATTTATGAAAAAAGCCCCAGGCTTCACTTCCGTAAATCTCTCTTCATTAATTAAATGGTGAGTAGCTTTTGTATATGGTATCGTACCTACAAACACATCACATAACTTAAGCATTTCATTTAGCTCGCGCATAGCATAGCATCTATCGAAATATTGAATATCTCTACCATCTGTATTCACACCTACTATGTTTACTCCAAATCCCTGGAATCTTTTAGCTGCCTCCACTGCTATAGTACCTGTTCCTATAAATCCTATTGTCTTTCCATATAACTCCATAATACTTGTATCCATTTTCCATTTCCTATTGGTTTGGTTTTCATATAGACCCCTACTACTTTTAAACAGCTCTAGAGTTTTTAACACAATCCATTCCCCCATAGGTATACTGTAGCCACCTTTATTATTGGTAATTATAATAGAAGTGTTTTTAACATACTCAGTTGGTAGTTGGTCAATGCCTATGCTAGATAATTGAATCCATTTTAGATTTTTCATTTTATCTATCTCTAGGGTTTTAAAGGGATCATAACAAATTAAAACCTCTACCTCCGCTAAATCATCACTATAAATTAAATCTTGCTCTTTCTCTACTTTTATATCATAGCCAAAATTCTCTATATCTTTCATTTTCTCTCCACCGTAGTTGTATGTGAAAAGTGCTTTAATAGCCATTGAAATTCCCCCTTACATTAAATCATCATCTTCTGAAGTGTCGTTAAACTATTACTCTATAATATACTACAAATGCTACCAGTTACCCTCTATATTTTATGAAAATTCATACAAACTTCGCTAACTTTATAAAAAAAGATGCCACTTGCCACGTGGGTGGCACCTTCAAAAAAAGGTGCCGCAAGGCACCTTTAAATTATTTAAATACATTCACTAAACTCGTGAATATGTCTTTATTTTCTTTAAGCTTATTTTCATTTCCAAGTACGCAGAAACAGTTCTCTTTTATAATGTCATCTAATAGTGATTTAAAAGACTTAATATCCTCTGCCTTTGTATCTAGCACTTCGTCTCTTTCTGTTTGTCTTTGCGCCTCTGAAATACCTCTTATATAGAATGCAGTAGCTCTTTCACCCTTCATAGAAGGTGTTAGTGGTGAATCAAGCTCACTGATTGTTCCTATAATATATTTAGTCATTTCTCTTTCAGAAGCTTCGAAGCTCCCTATATAGTCACATATTCCGTCGTAAGCCTTTAAGGTTTCTGCAACATTAGGATCCCTATAAGACACAAATACTATATTACCACTTCTAGCTAAGTTTGCAAAACCACCATAGGCACCGCCCTGCACGCGCACTCTATTCCATAAGTAGTCTAGACTTGCTATAGTTTTAAGAACCAGCATCTTACCTGAATAAGAGTAACCTTGCTTAATGAAGTTATAGCCTTTAGCTACATACTGAACATCTGATGAAGATAATAAGCCTTCATTATTTTTATTAAGCTCAAAGGCGTATTTTGCATCTGGCAATTCTTCTTGTCCTAGGATACTTATAATCTTAGGTAATTCTGTAGCAAAGGCAGTATAAATATCCTCTTCTCCTGTAACACTTACCATAAGATTGTTCTTGTTAAATATAAGCTTTGATACCTTGTTCAAATTTTCAATAATTTCCGCTGCTTTATTGTCAAAATTTCTTTCGATATCATTGATAAATTCATAAAAAGATATTCCTGTAGTTTTTTCTATATAAGCTGAAGCTGGAGAAAAGTAAGAAGTAAGTCTTCCAGCTGCCGCCATATGCCCTCTATCAAGGATTTTCATCTCTTGCCTTGATTTTAATTGTTGAATTAGCTCCTTCAAACGCTTCTTATCATCAAATTTAGTAGTATTGATTATCTCTACCATAATATCAAAGAGTTTAGGAAGCTTTGGAACTAGTGCTTTACTCTTTACTACCAGCTTTGGACTGTATTTTTCAAAATTTTCATTATCGCCATAAACCTCGGTTGTAAAATGAATTCCGCCTGTATGGATATTAATTTCATTAGATAAATCAGAATAATTAGTACGCTCTGTACTTACCCTTCCTAAAAGAGTTGATAGTAGGGTTATATATGGTAGTAACTTAATATCTACTTTTTTAGCATCAAATAATATATTTATATAAGCAATTTTATTAGTAAATATATTATGAGATAATACCTTTACTCCATTTTCATCCTTTTCCTTCAGTGGTAAATGCTCTACTGTAGTTTCAATGTCTGAACGCTCAAGTAGTGGAATAGTTTCAAGCACTTCCACAGGATCTGGTGTCATTTGTCTTTCTTTAAGAGCTTTTGTGCCTCGCACTATTTTCTCTATTTCACTCTCTGAAATACTGGCCTTATACTTAGCGAGCTTCTCTTCTGTTGCCTTAGACCTTTGATCTGCCAGACCTTTTTTACCATTCAAAATAACCATAGAACTATGGGTATTGTTTATTAAGTACTTATCTATAAGATTTTCAAAATAATTAGTAGTTAACGCAGCTTTTATTTTGCCTAAATAGCTTTCATACTCTAAATGCATAGTTGGGTCCTTATCATAAAGCCAACTGTCCATACTAGTTATATAATAGAATAATCCTTTTGGGAAACCTCCTAAATCAGCTTCTCGAAGCTTAAATTCTGTAATGTTTATACAAGCCTCTATTAGCTTTTTGTCTATTCCATCTTTAACTAAATTCTTTAATGTTGTGAATACAACTTCCTTAAATTCTTCTTTTTTATCTTCATTAGAGTTTTTTACTACTATACTGAACACTGGCTGCAATATACTATTATCAAAGCTTCCAAATACATCTTTGCCAAGGTCCGCTTCAACAAGAGCTCTCTTTAGTGGTGCTGCAGCACTTTCTAGTAGTAGATACTCTAAAATTTCAAAAGCTAAATGAAGTTCAGGCTGGCTAATATTATCCCCTGATACAAAGTTCAGACTTAAGAAGCTTTTATCCTTCTCATCATCGTCTGATGAAATAGGATAATCTATCTTAACTTCACTCATACTGCTAAAGGGTTTTTGCATTTGTATAGCTGAGTCTACGAAGGTTTTATCAAAATCATTAAGATATTTTTCGCTAATAAATTGTAACTCTTTATCAATATTTCCATCTCCATATAGGAATATATAACTGTTTGAAGGATGATAATATTTTTTATGAAACTCTACGAATTCCTCCTGTGTTAAATCAGGTATAAATTCTGGATCACCACCGGATTCTACGCCGTAAGAAGTGTCTGGAAATAAGGATTCTTGAACCTTACGCATAAGACAGCCTTCAGGAGACGAAAATGCACCCTTCATTTCATTATAAACTACACCTTTATAAGTTAATTTATCTTCCTTGTTTTCTAATTCGTAATGCCAACCCTCTTGCATTAATATCTCTGGCTGAGAGTACAAATTGGGATAAAAAACTGCATCTAAATATACATCCATAAGATTAAAAAAATCTTTTTCATTTTTACTAGCTAGAGGATATATTGTTTTATCAGAAAAGGTCATAGCATTTAAAAATGTATTTAAAGATCCCTTTATGAGTTCCACAAAAGGCTCCTTTGTTGGAAACTTTCTAGAGCCGCAAAGCACTGAATGTTCTAATATATGTGGAAGCCCATTACTACTTTTAGGAGGTGTTCTAAATCCTATAGAAAACACCTTGTTATCATCATCATTTTCTATATGCATTAGTCTAGCTCCACTTTTTTCATGTTCAAATAATCTTGTAACTGAATTTAGCTCTTCTATATTTTTCTCCTGGATTAGCTTAAAGCCATGATATATAGTACCGATTGCAAATTTCATTTTTCTCCTCCTCATACTTTCTTTAAACTTAAAATACTTATTATATGTTTTAGTTGTTGCAAACTTGCCACTTGCCACGTGAGTGGCACCAAACTTTTAATATATTCATTATACACCATTTTATTCCACACTACTAACAACATAAATGGTTTTATACATCTATGTTCCCTCATTTTTATTTTGTCTATACTATAGTTGAAAAACAAAATTATTTATTTTTAAGATGGAAAATTCTATAACTTCCTTTAAAGTCCTAAAACCCTCAGTAATTTATGTAACTGAGGGTTTTACTGAAGTTTTTTTGCTATAGTATTGGAACTATTATCTTGCCTAGAGTATTTACAAAATTAAAGTCCTCAAAGCCAAATTCTTTTGTCTGTGTTGATTCCGTTAAGTATAATACTCCTTTTACTATGTTACCGTTGATCAATGGAATTGCCATAACAGATTGCCAGTTTGGTACACCTGTAACGGTATCATACTCAGTTATTGTGTCCCAATCTATTTTGCATAATCCCTGTTTACTATCAATTACGGATTTTATTACCTTCTCATTATAGGTATTGATATCCATCCATTCATTTTTGAAAATTTTTCTTGAATATTGGTCTATAATATTGTCACTTTCTAAGATAAACAAAATTCCCTTTTGAGCTTCTGTAATTTCAATTATTCTACCTAATAAACTATATATTTTATCTTCTCTACTAGCGCTTATGTTTGTAAGCTCAATAAGTTCTATCATAGCAAGTACATTTCTATGGTCTTGTATTGCATTACCAGATATAATTCCAGTAAGTCTATCTGTTCTTTTCGCCTTTTTAGAGAATTCACTATTCCAAATGTCATATCTATTTCGACCCTGCTGCTTTGCTACATATAGGGCTTGGTCAACTCTCTCAACTAATTCTTCTTGCCACTCACCATGAAGGGGGTAGGAAGCTACACCCAAACTTACAGTAACATCTCGCCTATTGTCTAGTATTTTTTCTCCTTCTATTTTAGACCGAAGTTTTTTAGCTACAAGCTCAGCATCGCAAATACCAGTACGTGGAAGAATTACAATAAACTCCTCACCACCATATCTACCTACAATATCTGTTTCTCTCAAATTGCTCATCACAACATCGCTAACCCTTTTTAACACATAATCTCCTGTCCTATGTCCAAACTTATCATTTATTACTTTAAAATGATCTAAATCATACATAATAAGTGAAAATTCACTTCCTGTTTGACTTGCTACTTCAATTTGTTCACCTAAGGCCTCTTCTAGATATTTTCTAGTAAGAGTTCCTGTCAATTTATCAATAGAAGCAGTTAATTTAAATTTATACTTTTCAATTATTATACCGATAACTTTACCCAGCTCCATACATTTTTTTATGCTATCACTATTAAGATTATTTAAAACCCTTTGTGATTCAATATATACATATCCAATCACATCCTTACTGCCCTGTATGTTTTTTCTTCTTTCACTTTCAATAAAGCCTTTGTCATTGGAATTTTCCATAATAATGGGAATGCAAATAAACGCTTTTAAGGTATTATGAATACTATTTATATCTCCATTTATATTTTGTTCTAAAGATACATCTGTTACTAAAACTGGTCTCTCTCCAGTTAAAATTTTAGCTAATACC
This DNA window, taken from Clostridium estertheticum, encodes the following:
- a CDS encoding insulinase family protein: MKFAIGTIYHGFKLIQEKNIEELNSVTRLFEHEKSGARLMHIENDDDNKVFSIGFRTPPKSSNGLPHILEHSVLCGSRKFPTKEPFVELIKGSLNTFLNAMTFSDKTIYPLASKNEKDFFNLMDVYLDAVFYPNLYSQPEILMQEGWHYELENKEDKLTYKGVVYNEMKGAFSSPEGCLMRKVQESLFPDTSYGVESGGDPEFIPDLTQEEFVEFHKKYYHPSNSYIFLYGDGNIDKELQFISEKYLNDFDKTFVDSAIQMQKPFSSMSEVKIDYPISSDDDEKDKSFLSLNFVSGDNISQPELHLAFEILEYLLLESAAAPLKRALVEADLGKDVFGSFDNSILQPVFSIVVKNSNEDKKEEFKEVVFTTLKNLVKDGIDKKLIEACINITEFKLREADLGGFPKGLFYYITSMDSWLYDKDPTMHLEYESYLGKIKAALTTNYFENLIDKYLINNTHSSMVILNGKKGLADQRSKATEEKLAKYKASISESEIEKIVRGTKALKERQMTPDPVEVLETIPLLERSDIETTVEHLPLKEKDENGVKVLSHNIFTNKIAYINILFDAKKVDIKLLPYITLLSTLLGRVSTERTNYSDLSNEINIHTGGIHFTTEVYGDNENFEKYSPKLVVKSKALVPKLPKLFDIMVEIINTTKFDDKKRLKELIQQLKSRQEMKILDRGHMAAAGRLTSYFSPASAYIEKTTGISFYEFINDIERNFDNKAAEIIENLNKVSKLIFNKNNLMVSVTGEEDIYTAFATELPKIISILGQEELPDAKYAFELNKNNEGLLSSSDVQYVAKGYNFIKQGYSYSGKMLVLKTIASLDYLWNRVRVQGGAYGGFANLARSGNIVFVSYRDPNVAETLKAYDGICDYIGSFEASEREMTKYIIGTISELDSPLTPSMKGERATAFYIRGISEAQRQTERDEVLDTKAEDIKSFKSLLDDIIKENCFCVLGNENKLKENKDIFTSLVNVFK
- a CDS encoding competence/damage-inducible protein A; the protein is MNAEILSVGTEILLGDIVNTNAQYLAKRLADLGISVYHQSVVGDNPERLLESYRLAFSRADLVITTGGLGPTKDDLTKEVAFDYFGKKSVVHEDSMKIIEGYFRDMNRPMAKSNVKQAYFPVDAVILPNNNGTAPGCIIEEDGKIVALLPGPPREMKPMFEEAVVPYLEKFQQGVLVSKVLRVIGVGESSAEEMIEDILDNQTNPTVAPYAKDGEMIFRITAKANTQEQGIKLMKPMEAEIRSRLGNNIYGEGNISLENVLGEMLINKKLTIATAESCTGGMVAAKLINYPGISSVFIDGAVTYSNGAKINRLGVSEETLDKYGAVSSEVAAEMAQGIAKTAGTNIGISTTGIAGPDGGSIEKPVGLVYVGLYMNGEVKTKMLKISGDRQKIRERATMQLLDWVRRELL
- a CDS encoding phosphoglycerate dehydrogenase; this encodes MAIKALFTYNYGGEKMKDIENFGYDIKVEKEQDLIYSDDLAEVEVLICYDPFKTLEIDKMKNLKWIQLSSIGIDQLPTEYVKNTSIIITNNKGGYSIPMGEWIVLKTLELFKSSRGLYENQTNRKWKMDTSIMELYGKTIGFIGTGTIAVEAAKRFQGFGVNIVGVNTDGRDIQYFDRCYAMRELNEMLKLCDVFVGTIPYTKATHHLINEERFTEVKPGAFFINVARGSIVDEVSLIKNLRSGKLAGAALDVYEEEPLKENNSLWDLNNVILTSHNSWISEMRNERRFDLIYKNMKRYVQGEELVNVVNLKKGY